The following proteins are encoded in a genomic region of Ornithinibacillus sp. 4-3:
- a CDS encoding nitrous oxide reductase accessory protein NosL — MKKFSLLFMVLVVVALVLAACGEGDNGKKAEDANSENKESDETTELEYEPEPIDPETDVCVVCGMAIADDEHATQIILKNRKPLKFDDIGDMFVWLDENSEDDIGAKFVRDFHTLEWILLENATFVYDEGISTPMGFGVISFKDSEGAEAYIEENGFGKLLSATDLYNHEWEMMMDHGHEGHDHGDHSHGDHDHGHGFHTEGFDMHFTELENATVGEETKLEVNITLDEAGLEGAKVRYEIWKEDNTDWVDASEANTGNYAADYTFKEAGTYIIQVHVEDDHDLHEHMEYEVIVKE; from the coding sequence ATGAAAAAATTTAGTTTGTTATTTATGGTTTTAGTGGTAGTTGCCTTGGTTCTAGCTGCATGTGGTGAGGGAGATAATGGTAAGAAAGCAGAAGACGCCAATTCAGAGAATAAAGAGTCCGATGAAACTACTGAACTAGAATATGAACCGGAACCAATTGATCCAGAAACGGATGTTTGTGTAGTTTGTGGAATGGCTATCGCGGATGATGAGCATGCAACGCAAATTATTTTAAAGAATCGTAAGCCATTAAAGTTTGATGATATTGGCGATATGTTTGTCTGGTTAGATGAAAATAGTGAGGACGATATTGGAGCTAAATTTGTACGCGACTTTCACACTTTGGAATGGATTCTACTTGAAAATGCAACGTTTGTTTATGACGAGGGGATAAGTACCCCGATGGGATTTGGAGTTATTTCATTTAAAGATAGTGAAGGAGCAGAAGCATATATAGAAGAAAATGGTTTTGGAAAACTTTTAAGTGCTACGGATTTATACAATCATGAATGGGAAATGATGATGGATCATGGTCATGAAGGACATGACCATGGAGATCACAGCCATGGAGATCACGACCATGGGCATGGGTTTCATACAGAAGGATTTGACATGCACTTTACAGAACTTGAAAATGCAACGGTAGGAGAAGAAACTAAATTAGAGGTAAATATTACACTTGATGAAGCTGGTTTAGAAGGTGCTAAAGTTCGTTATGAAATTTGGAAGGAAGATAATACGGACTGGGTAGACGCAAGTGAAGCTAATACAGGGAATTATGCTGCAGATTATACCTTTAAAGAAGCTGGTACATATATTATTCAAGTTCATGTAGAAGATGATCATGATTTACACGAACACATGGAATATGAAGTCATTGTAAAGGAATGA
- a CDS encoding ABC transporter ATP-binding protein: MEQNNMTVEFYNLSKIVKKKHLLMSLNYQLSKGRILALCGGNGAGKSTLIRLITGIIKPTTGYVTINGLNKNKHKRQFLEQLGYMPDDFQFQKSMTTKETLDFYARIKNISKTRYLETLKEVGLLDKLNEKVGKFSKGMNQRLLLAQALLAKPNILILDEPTNGLDPYWVKQFCNLMLQAKKDGQTIIFSTHDLQIAEQIADEVLFLSEGEVISKGSINQYLNTGLYETFQQLYFNAISEK; this comes from the coding sequence ATGGAGCAGAATAACATGACAGTAGAGTTTTATAATCTATCGAAAATAGTAAAGAAGAAACACTTATTGATGTCTTTAAATTATCAACTTTCTAAAGGAAGGATACTTGCTTTATGTGGTGGCAACGGGGCAGGTAAAAGTACACTAATCCGGTTGATTACAGGGATAATAAAGCCCACAACAGGATATGTGACAATCAATGGATTAAATAAAAATAAACATAAAAGGCAATTCTTAGAACAACTTGGCTATATGCCAGATGATTTTCAATTTCAAAAGTCGATGACTACTAAAGAAACGCTGGACTTTTATGCACGAATTAAAAATATAAGTAAAACAAGATATTTAGAAACATTAAAGGAAGTGGGTTTGCTAGATAAACTAAATGAGAAAGTTGGCAAGTTCTCAAAAGGAATGAATCAACGCCTTTTGTTAGCTCAAGCACTCTTAGCAAAGCCAAATATTCTAATTTTGGATGAGCCAACGAACGGTTTAGACCCATATTGGGTGAAACAATTTTGTAACCTTATGCTACAGGCTAAAAAGGATGGACAAACGATTATCTTTTCAACGCATGATCTTCAGATTGCTGAACAGATTGCTGATGAAGTTTTGTTTCTTAGTGAAGGTGAGGTTATTAGTAAAGGTTCTATTAATCAATACCTTAATACCGGTTTATATGAAACATTTCAACAGCTTTATTTTAATGCTATTTCAGAAAAATAA
- a CDS encoding ABC transporter permease — MRILTVAKREIKLGFRSSWTYSFMILLSIFTVAILLLQSGVATVQGYTDMTGTVINMTLYLLPLITLLLGGFSVAVEKEDGQWGLLSTYPISVYAFLWGKWIGLAIILLTMLFFSFGLSGVITIVFGHGLSINTLIFFWLFSTVLALVYLSISLLIGSIVMNRWQSLIGGITVWFFTIIIWPLLMISTLSHLPSYKLIKPILQVLTLLNPAEFIRVVSIMRFGAGAAFGADYYKWITWATSNYGLLIFFGIFLSWIFVSIFVGGFIWNRSDKNGAE, encoded by the coding sequence TTGCGTATCCTAACAGTAGCAAAAAGAGAAATAAAATTAGGGTTTAGAAGCTCCTGGACCTATTCTTTTATGATCCTTTTGTCCATTTTTACTGTTGCTATACTACTGTTACAATCAGGTGTTGCAACTGTACAAGGGTATACTGATATGACTGGTACGGTAATAAATATGACCCTATATTTATTACCGTTAATTACCCTTCTATTAGGTGGATTTTCAGTAGCAGTTGAAAAGGAAGATGGGCAATGGGGATTACTTTCTACCTATCCAATCTCTGTGTATGCTTTTTTATGGGGAAAATGGATTGGACTAGCCATTATTCTTTTAACTATGCTCTTTTTTAGTTTTGGGCTTTCTGGTGTTATTACTATCGTATTTGGACATGGATTAAGTATTAATACTTTAATTTTCTTTTGGCTATTTTCTACTGTGTTGGCATTAGTCTATTTAAGTATTTCTTTATTGATAGGATCTATTGTGATGAATCGTTGGCAATCACTTATTGGAGGAATCACAGTATGGTTTTTTACAATAATTATATGGCCATTGTTAATGATTAGCACACTTAGCCACTTACCATCTTATAAATTAATAAAACCTATTTTACAAGTACTAACTCTTTTAAATCCTGCTGAATTTATTCGTGTTGTTTCTATTATGAGATTTGGAGCAGGGGCGGCGTTCGGAGCTGACTATTATAAATGGATTACATGGGCAACCAGTAACTACGGATTACTTATTTTTTTCGGTATTTTTTTGAGCTGGATATTCGTATCAATATTCGTTGGTGGATTTATTTGGAATCGGAGCGACAAAAATGGAGCAGAATAA
- a CDS encoding nitrous oxide reductase family maturation protein NosD, protein MQISENHGLTKGGVCIRKKFIMVTLGLLLILFSPIYANAQEKSIQYQIKESQSGEIVKLNQGEYIENIVIDKPIHLIGDENVTLIQKGSNPTITIKSNNVIIENLNVRHIDTGSKSPAILINGDYNSLNNIQIDTNSYGIQLDQANENNISYVSILGNEDESIKNRNHGIDLWDSDYNEIYATRIRNVQDGIYIEKSNKNKIHHNIVSHSRYGTHLMFTKNTELIENELYENISGMYIMGAEGTVAKHNILRNNQGNVQSLGLFIFDTSGATITENSIENNRIGFLIESARDNKLAFNNVQGNYIGMQFKRAENNDVVNNSFIANVVQGQATESSENDTNQNYWGDHLSLDITGDKTSDLTYKIDPFFLNLTNEFPPFQLLFQSPGMIFLEQLISTPVDQQLVDESPLMENPLISSKNNQSINQVSTLLFCIFLLIFSILIIYLGVKSNEKI, encoded by the coding sequence TTGCAGATAAGTGAAAATCATGGGCTTACAAAGGGGGGAGTTTGTATTAGAAAAAAATTTATTATGGTGACATTAGGTTTGCTGTTAATCTTATTTTCTCCTATTTATGCAAATGCACAGGAAAAATCTATTCAATATCAGATTAAAGAATCACAATCAGGTGAAATTGTTAAACTAAATCAAGGTGAGTATATAGAAAATATTGTTATCGATAAACCTATTCATCTTATTGGTGATGAAAATGTAACTTTAATTCAAAAAGGATCCAATCCTACCATCACAATCAAATCAAATAATGTAATAATTGAAAATCTGAATGTTAGACATATAGATACTGGTAGTAAGTCACCAGCTATTTTAATAAATGGTGATTATAACTCTTTAAATAATATTCAGATTGATACTAATAGCTACGGAATCCAATTAGATCAGGCGAATGAAAATAACATATCATATGTAAGTATTTTAGGAAATGAAGATGAATCAATAAAAAACCGAAATCATGGGATTGACTTGTGGGATTCGGATTATAATGAAATCTATGCTACACGAATAAGAAATGTTCAAGATGGTATTTACATTGAAAAAAGCAATAAAAATAAAATTCATCATAATATTGTCTCCCATTCTCGATATGGAACTCATCTTATGTTTACAAAAAATACCGAACTTATAGAAAATGAATTATATGAAAATATAAGTGGTATGTATATTATGGGAGCCGAAGGAACAGTAGCAAAACATAATATATTAAGAAATAATCAAGGAAATGTTCAATCGTTAGGCTTGTTCATATTTGATACGTCAGGAGCTACCATCACGGAGAATTCAATTGAAAATAATCGAATAGGATTTCTTATTGAAAGCGCGAGGGATAATAAATTAGCCTTTAATAATGTACAAGGTAATTATATTGGTATGCAATTTAAAAGGGCCGAAAATAACGATGTCGTTAACAATTCATTTATAGCAAATGTAGTACAAGGACAAGCAACGGAGAGTTCTGAAAATGATACGAATCAAAACTATTGGGGAGACCACCTTAGTTTAGATATAACTGGAGACAAAACTAGTGACTTAACATATAAAATTGATCCTTTTTTTCTCAATTTAACGAATGAATTCCCGCCTTTTCAATTATTATTTCAGTCACCTGGGATGATATTTCTTGAACAGCTTATTTCTACACCTGTAGACCAGCAACTAGTTGATGAGTCTCCATTAATGGAAAATCCGTTAATCAGTTCAAAGAACAATCAATCTATAAATCAAGTTTCTACTTTATTATTTTGTATTTTTCTATTAATTTTTAGCATACTTATTATTTATTTGGGGGTAAAAAGCAATGAAAAAATTTAG
- a CDS encoding IS3 family transposase (programmed frameshift), with protein sequence MANHKHGKRYNDDFRKMVVDLYRSGQSVRELSSEYGVSEVTIYAWIKKFNPVELEDGSSVTPDDYAKMQKEMLKLQQENEILKKGYGHIRKKVTDNDITDFIEQEREYYPVHTLCEVLGVPRSTYYQSLTFSISKQEQENRQLTKEIIRIFNDSKQRYGAPKIHHLLELAGYHVSLKRVQRLMKKANIRSITTKKFRPTPSKEKIIERENILERDFETKTINEKWVGDITYIHTLKQGWCYLATVLDLHSRKIVGHSFGRTMTTELISTALRNAYETQQPCEELIFHSDLGSQYTSDEFAFLITEFNIMHSFSYKGSPYDNACIESFHAILKKEEVNHVQYLDEYSAKIALFQYIEGWYNRKRIHGSINYMTPQEVENICRNIS encoded by the exons ATGGCAAATCACAAACATGGTAAACGTTACAATGATGATTTTAGGAAGATGGTTGTTGATTTATATCGTTCAGGTCAATCAGTTAGGGAATTAAGCAGTGAATATGGCGTTTCAGAAGTAACTATTTATGCATGGATAAAAAAATTCAATCCAGTAGAGCTAGAAGATGGATCATCCGTAACACCAGATGATTACGCAAAGATGCAAAAAGAAATGCTTAAGTTACAACAGGAGAACGAAATATTAAAAAAAG GCTATGGCCATATTCGCAAAAAAGTAACCGACAACGATATTACGGATTTCATCGAGCAAGAAAGAGAATATTACCCTGTTCATACATTGTGTGAAGTGCTTGGTGTTCCTAGGAGCACGTACTATCAATCATTAACGTTTTCTATCTCAAAACAAGAACAGGAAAATCGACAACTAACAAAAGAAATCATCCGAATTTTTAACGACAGTAAACAACGTTATGGTGCACCAAAAATCCACCATTTATTAGAGTTGGCCGGATATCATGTAAGTTTAAAACGTGTGCAACGCCTGATGAAAAAGGCAAATATCAGGTCCATCACAACGAAGAAATTCCGTCCGACACCGAGTAAAGAAAAGATAATAGAACGTGAGAATATTTTAGAGCGTGATTTTGAGACGAAAACAATCAATGAAAAATGGGTTGGAGATATTACTTATATCCACACGTTAAAGCAGGGTTGGTGCTATCTGGCAACTGTTTTGGATTTGCATTCAAGAAAGATTGTTGGCCATTCTTTTGGACGCACAATGACAACGGAATTAATAAGCACCGCATTACGAAATGCATATGAAACCCAACAACCCTGTGAAGAACTTATCTTTCATTCAGACCTTGGTAGTCAATATACAAGCGATGAATTCGCATTTTTGATCACCGAATTTAACATAATGCATTCTTTTAGCTATAAAGGTAGCCCTTATGACAATGCTTGCATTGAATCGTTCCATGCCATTTTAAAAAAGGAAGAAGTCAATCATGTTCAGTATCTAGATGAATATTCAGCGAAAATAGCGTTATTTCAGTACATTGAAGGTTGGTATAATCGCAAAAGAATTCATGGGAGTATAAATTATATGACACCACAAGAGGTAGAAAATATCTGCCGAAATATCAGCTGA